One part of the Salinivirga cyanobacteriivorans genome encodes these proteins:
- a CDS encoding CHC2 zinc finger domain-containing protein, translating to MQIPDIKKRLPIMSVLAHYGIKMNKNDHIKCPFHKDDKPSCKIYTDTNTYNCFGCGKTGDVIQFIQDKENCNKHTALKKAAELAGEQIKNTDVMSPDSYRGASSKDKTEVMGISSGKASVKEAENFAELFNRQKEGLPRSPKAQEYLRNRCLEQLQEVGYNSGVNWKKLKQCITFPLKDKNGNIVSLYGRRITESNGHNAEFGKHYYTENRKGLYPHYPDKHTETLIITEAIIDAATLQLSIENNQYSILAAYGTNGLTAEHKAAISQLSNLQEVIFFFDGDTAGKQGATKYSEELRKDKACLVSTVTTPDGEDINSLFVNYGKEAILQLIEERQPVVQTQSVGSRTQCLTSPKKAATTNVQTHCHASPKEATTEVKTHCSASQQLNLSPLDTNQPNKIIHETPTARYIIKGSLPKTFDRMLVSLDVQHLETGIKYRCRLDLYEEKQTRKEAREASEKLDMRSDLVENDLSELTDLLEEYRDNQLQQTTEENSSDKALSLAEQAKCKTFLQKENLIQNLNELIGKSGIVGEENNRLFLFIIGTSHKMPDTLHALIQGSSGSGKTHLLSKIAALMPPERVVKFTRVTENSFYNYDEYFFRNKLICLEDIDGLKEEALFAWRELISNNQLSSSTSQKDENGNIRSAQRIVRGPMASICATTHGQIYEDNMSRMFIVAVDESSEQTKKIMNYQSKTASGTIEKKQEVEAKEFLQNCIRILKPLKVINPYADKIKLPPQAHKIRRLHELFLSFVKQVTLIHQYQRKRDDRGRIITEPEDLKTAVEIMFDSIFLKVDELDGSLRQFFEQLKAYILAKENPQNYEFMQREIRHALNLSKTQLFRYLNELMELEYLQQSGGYANRGFKYKIIYWDNITKLRSEIKAYLFGQIEKLAFQSAGTPVGTPENHIKN from the coding sequence ATGCAAATCCCCGACATCAAAAAACGGCTACCTATAATGAGTGTTTTGGCGCATTACGGCATTAAAATGAATAAGAACGACCATATTAAATGCCCGTTCCATAAGGACGACAAACCCAGCTGCAAGATTTATACAGACACTAACACTTACAACTGCTTTGGCTGCGGAAAAACAGGCGATGTGATACAGTTTATCCAGGACAAAGAAAATTGCAATAAGCACACAGCGTTGAAAAAAGCTGCAGAACTAGCAGGAGAACAAATAAAAAATACCGATGTAATGAGCCCCGATAGCTATCGGGGTGCATCATCAAAGGACAAAACTGAAGTTATGGGGATTTCTTCAGGTAAGGCTAGCGTGAAGGAGGCCGAAAACTTTGCCGAGCTATTTAACAGGCAAAAAGAAGGCCTCCCACGCAGCCCCAAAGCACAAGAATATTTGAGAAACCGCTGCTTAGAACAATTACAAGAAGTTGGCTACAATAGCGGTGTAAACTGGAAAAAACTCAAACAGTGCATCACCTTCCCATTGAAAGACAAAAACGGGAATATCGTAAGCCTGTACGGCAGAAGAATCACCGAAAGCAACGGCCATAACGCAGAATTTGGCAAACACTACTACACCGAAAACCGGAAAGGACTTTATCCACACTACCCTGACAAACACACTGAAACCCTGATAATCACCGAGGCCATCATAGATGCAGCCACACTTCAATTATCAATAGAAAATAATCAATATTCAATTTTAGCCGCTTACGGCACCAACGGCCTAACCGCCGAACACAAAGCAGCCATAAGCCAATTATCCAACCTGCAAGAAGTAATCTTTTTCTTTGATGGTGATACAGCCGGAAAACAGGGAGCAACAAAATACAGCGAAGAACTGCGTAAAGACAAGGCATGCCTTGTCTCAACAGTAACAACGCCCGACGGCGAAGACATCAACAGCCTCTTTGTAAACTACGGCAAGGAAGCAATACTGCAATTAATCGAAGAACGACAGCCTGTCGTACAGACGCAATCCGTCGGAAGCCGGACACAGTGCCTTACGTCTCCAAAGAAAGCCGCCACTACCAATGTACAGACGCATTGCCATGCGTCTCCAAAGGAAGCCACTACCGAAGTAAAGACGCACTGCAGTGCGTCTCAACAGCTCAATCTTTCTCCTTTAGATACCAACCAACCAAACAAAATTATCCACGAAACCCCCACCGCCCGTTACATTATCAAAGGCAGCCTGCCGAAAACCTTCGACCGCATGCTGGTGAGCCTTGACGTACAGCACCTGGAAACAGGGATAAAATACCGCTGCCGATTAGATTTATACGAAGAAAAACAAACCCGGAAAGAAGCAAGAGAAGCAAGCGAAAAACTGGATATGCGCAGCGATCTGGTAGAAAACGACTTATCAGAACTAACCGATTTACTGGAAGAATACAGAGATAATCAACTGCAACAAACCACCGAAGAAAACTCAAGCGACAAAGCTTTAAGCTTAGCGGAACAAGCCAAATGCAAAACCTTTCTGCAGAAAGAAAATTTAATACAAAACTTGAACGAACTAATTGGAAAATCGGGCATCGTAGGCGAAGAAAATAACCGATTGTTTTTGTTTATTATTGGTACAAGCCATAAAATGCCCGACACGCTGCATGCGCTCATACAAGGCAGCTCGGGCAGTGGAAAAACACATTTACTTTCAAAAATAGCGGCACTGATGCCACCGGAACGAGTAGTAAAATTTACGCGCGTTACGGAAAACAGCTTTTACAACTACGATGAATATTTTTTTAGAAACAAACTGATCTGTTTGGAAGACATCGACGGGCTGAAAGAAGAAGCCTTGTTTGCCTGGCGGGAGCTGATCAGCAACAACCAACTCAGCAGCTCCACGAGCCAAAAAGATGAAAACGGAAACATACGCAGCGCCCAACGGATCGTCCGCGGCCCAATGGCCAGCATCTGCGCCACCACGCACGGGCAAATTTACGAAGACAATATGAGCCGAATGTTTATTGTGGCCGTGGATGAAAGCAGCGAACAAACCAAAAAGATCATGAATTACCAAAGCAAAACCGCCAGCGGAACGATAGAAAAAAAGCAGGAAGTTGAAGCAAAGGAATTTTTGCAAAACTGCATCCGCATATTAAAGCCTTTAAAAGTAATAAACCCCTATGCCGACAAGATAAAACTCCCACCCCAAGCCCATAAAATAAGGCGTTTACACGAACTGTTTTTGAGTTTTGTAAAACAAGTGACCTTAATCCACCAATACCAGCGCAAGCGAGATGACCGGGGCAGAATTATCACCGAACCCGAAGACCTGAAAACAGCCGTAGAGATCATGTTCGACAGTATTTTTTTGAAAGTGGACGAGTTGGACGGCTCATTGCGGCAGTTCTTTGAGCAGCTGAAAGCTTACATTTTGGCAAAAGAAAACCCGCAAAACTATGAATTCATGCAACGGGAAATCCGGCATGCACTGAACCTGAGTAAAACACAGCTTTTTCGTTACCTCAATGAATTAATGGAACTAGAATACCTGCAACAATCGGGCGGTTATGCCAACCGTGGGTTTAAGTACAAAATAATCTATTGGGACAATATCACCAAGCTTCGAAGCGAAATCAAAGCGTACCTGTTCGGCCAAATTGAAAAGCTGGCGTTCCAAAGCGCCGGAACACCAGTTGGAACGCCAGAAAATCACATAAAAAACTAA
- a CDS encoding helix-turn-helix domain-containing protein produces the protein MTTFGKKLRECREAAGLSQRELAKLLNTSYSVVGKYERDEMTPSVEAAKKIAKLVNTTVGYLLGETNETNVLKDPDMLRRLNQISELPEEDKHCILYTLDGLLQNVKAKQAFR, from the coding sequence ATGACAACATTTGGCAAAAAACTAAGAGAGTGTAGAGAGGCAGCAGGTCTTTCGCAAAGGGAGCTGGCAAAGCTTTTAAATACTTCTTATTCTGTTGTTGGTAAATACGAGCGTGATGAAATGACTCCTTCTGTAGAAGCAGCAAAAAAAATAGCCAAACTGGTTAATACCACAGTTGGCTACCTATTAGGTGAAACAAATGAAACTAATGTACTTAAAGACCCTGATATGCTTCGCCGCTTAAACCAAATCAGTGAACTGCCGGAAGAAGATAAACACTGCATTCTTTACACTCTGGATGGTTTATTACAAAATGTAAAAGCTAAACAGGCGTTTAGATAA